The Benincasa hispida cultivar B227 unplaced genomic scaffold, ASM972705v1 Contig393, whole genome shotgun sequence genome has a window encoding:
- the LOC120069418 gene encoding auxin-responsive protein IAA14-like: MEVSRKMVNMLETDLCLGLPGGGGGGEPETPKANGKRGFSETVDLKLNIQSKPGVTVDLTPQNNNTSTDEENLISSKDPAKPPAKAQVVGWPPVRSYRKNAMSQKSPDGGEKGGSSSGSAMFVKVCMDGAPYLRKVDLKMYKSYQELSTALAKMFSSFTMAGDYGAQGMIDFMNESKLMDLLNSSEYVPTYEDKDGDWMLVGDVPWEMFVDSCKRLRIMKGSEAIGLAPRAMEKCKSRS, from the exons ATGGAGGTTAGCCGGAAAATGGTCAACATGCTGGAAACTGATCTCTGTCTCGGCCTCCCCGGCGGCGGTGGTGGCGGCGAGCCGGAGACTCCCAAAGCTAATGGAAAAAGAGGGTTCTCTGAAACCGTTGATCTGAAACTCAATATCCAATCTAAGCCTGGAGTTACCGTCGATCTGACTCCACAGAATAACAATACTTCAACTGATGAGGAGAATCTCATAAGCTCCAAAGATCCTGCAAAGCCACCTGCCAA GGCACAAGTTGTGGGATGGCCACCAGTGCGATCCTACCGGAAGAATGCGATGTCTCAAAAGAGCCCTGACGGCGGAGAGAAAGGCGGAAGCAGCAGCGGTTCGGCTATGTTTGTCAAAGTTTGTATGGATGGCGCACCTTATCTGCGAAAGGTGGACCTAAAGATGTACAAAAGCTACCAAGAACTCTCAACCGCCTTGGCCAAGATGTTCAGCTCCTTTACCATGGCCG GTGACTATGGGGCCCAAGGAATGATAGACTTCATGAATGAGAGCAAGTTGATGGATCTTCTGAACAGCTCTGAGTATGTGCCAACCTATGAAGATAAGGATGGTGATTGGATGCTGGTGGGAGATGTACCTTGGGA GATGTTTGTTGATTCATGCAAGCGCTTAAGGATAATGAAAGGATCAGAAGCTATTGGACTTG cCCCAAGAGCAATGGAAAAATGCAAAAGCAGAAGCTAA